A genomic window from Helicobacter pylori includes:
- a CDS encoding restriction endonuclease subunit S translates to MNKIEKLLQTLAPDGVGFRKLGEVCEIIRGKRVTKKEILDKGKYPVVSGGIGFMGYLNEYNREENTITIAQYGTAGFVNWQNQKFWANDVCFSVIPNETLINRYLYYVLTNMQNYLYSISNRSAIPYSISSNNIMQITELNTELKARKKQYEYYRNMLLDFNDINQSHKDAKERLAHKTYPKRLKALLQTLAPDGVGFRKLGDIGEYIRGVTYKKNQEINDLECGIKVLRANNITLSNYLNFEEIKVINKNVKIKKEQYLKKNDILICAGSGSSEHIGKVAFINTDLNYVFGGFMGVIRIREVNSRFVYHIFTSNIFKQYLEKSLNTTTINNLNANILQNFLIPIPPLEIQQEIVKILDQFSALTTDLQSGIPAEIELRKKQYEYYREKLLAFKPLNPQKEVKK, encoded by the coding sequence ATGAACAAAATAGAAAAATTACTCCAAACCCTAGCGCCTGATGGGGTGGGGTTTAGGAAGTTGGGGGAGGTGTGTGAAATAATTAGAGGTAAAAGGGTTACAAAAAAAGAAATATTGGATAAAGGAAAATATCCTGTTGTATCTGGTGGGATAGGATTTATGGGGTATTTGAATGAATATAACAGAGAGGAAAATACAATCACTATAGCTCAATATGGAACCGCCGGATTTGTCAATTGGCAAAATCAAAAGTTTTGGGCGAATGATGTTTGTTTTTCTGTTATTCCAAACGAAACCCTAATCAATAGATACCTTTATTATGTATTAACAAACATGCAAAATTATTTATATTCTATTTCAAATAGAAGCGCTATACCTTATAGCATTTCTAGTAATAACATTATGCAAATCACAGAATTAAACACAGAATTAAAAGCGCGAAAAAAGCAATACGAGTATTACCGAAACATGCTTTTAGACTTTAACGACATCAACCAAAGCCACAAAGACGCTAAAGAAAGATTAGCGCACAAAACCTACCCCAAACGCTTGAAAGCCTTACTCCAAACCCTGGCGCCTGATGGGGTGGGGTTTAGGAAGTTGGGGGATATTGGGGAATATATAAGAGGCGTTACTTATAAAAAAAATCAAGAAATCAATGACCTAGAATGTGGAATTAAGGTATTACGAGCAAATAATATAACGCTATCAAATTATTTAAATTTTGAAGAGATTAAGGTTATCAATAAAAATGTAAAAATTAAAAAAGAGCAATACCTTAAAAAAAACGACATTTTAATTTGTGCTGGGAGTGGAAGTAGCGAACATATAGGAAAAGTAGCTTTTATCAATACAGATCTTAACTATGTTTTTGGTGGCTTTATGGGAGTGATTAGAATTCGTGAGGTAAATAGTCGCTTTGTGTATCATATTTTTACAAGTAATATTTTTAAACAATATTTAGAAAAATCTTTGAATACAACAACAATAAACAACTTGAATGCAAACATACTACAAAATTTTTTAATCCCCATCCCACCCCTAGAAATCCAACAAGAGATCGTTAAGATTTTGGATCAATTTTCAGCTCTAACCACCGATTTGCAATCCGGTATCCCCGCCGAAATAGAATTGAGAAAAAAGCAATACGAGTATTACCGAGAAAAATTATTGGCGTTCAAACCACTAAACCCACAAAAAGAAGTTAAAAAATGA
- a CDS encoding DDE transposase — MPYALRKRFFKRFILVVSVVSTFCAISLNAKSYLFSPLPPAHQQIIKTEPCSLECLKDLMLQNQIFSFVSQYDDNNQDNSLKTYYQDILNKLNPVFIASQNPTKESYEPKIELAILLPKGVVGRYAISVMNTLLAYLNTRDNDFNIQVFDSDEETPEKLEQTYKEIEKEKFPFVIALLTKEGVENLLQNTTISIPTYVPTVNKTQLENHAERSLSERLYFGGIDYKEQLSMLTAFISPNSPVIEYDDDGLIGERLRQITESLNIEVKHQQNISYKQATSFSKNFRKNDAFFKNSILILNTPTTKSGLILSQIGLLEYKPFKILSTQINFNPSLLLLTQPKDRKDLFIVNALQNSDANLIEYASLLESDLKHDWVNYSSVIGLEMFLNILDPHFKKSFQESLEDNQVHYHNQIYQALGYSFELMQTNKE; from the coding sequence TTGTTTTCCCCCTTGCCCCCAGCGCACCAGCAAATCATTAAGACAGAGCCTTGCTCTTTGGAATGCTTGAAAGACTTGATGCTGCAAAATCAAATCTTTTCTTTTGTGTCTCAATACGATGATAACAATCAAGATAATAGCCTAAAAACTTATTATCAAGACATTTTAAACAAACTCAACCCCGTATTCATCGCTTCTCAAAACCCCACTAAAGAAAGCTATGAGCCTAAGATTGAATTAGCGATTTTACTGCCTAAAGGGGTTGTGGGCCGTTATGCGATTTCGGTGATGAACACCCTTTTAGCGTATTTGAACACCAGAGACAATGATTTTAATATCCAAGTCTTTGACAGCGATGAAGAAACCCCTGAAAAATTAGAGCAAACTTATAAGGAAATTGAAAAAGAAAAATTCCCTTTTGTGATAGCCTTATTGACTAAAGAGGGCGTGGAAAATTTGCTCCAAAACACGACGATTAGCATCCCTACTTATGTGCCTACGGTGAATAAAACGCAATTAGAAAATCATGCCGAGCGTTCTTTAAGCGAGCGCTTGTATTTTGGAGGGATTGATTATAAAGAGCAATTAAGCATGCTCACAGCTTTTATTAGCCCTAATTCGCCCGTGATTGAATACGATGATGATGGTTTGATAGGCGAGCGTTTGAGGCAAATCACGGAGTCTTTAAACATTGAAGTCAAACACCAACAAAATATTTCTTATAAGCAAGCCACGAGCTTTTCTAAAAATTTTAGAAAAAATGATGCGTTTTTTAAAAATTCCATCTTGATTTTAAACACCCCCACCACTAAAAGCGGTCTGATCCTTTCTCAAATAGGGCTTTTAGAATATAAGCCCTTTAAAATCCTTTCCACGCAAATCAATTTCAACCCTTCTTTGCTTTTGCTCACCCAGCCTAAAGACAGAAAAGATTTATTCATTGTCAATGCCTTGCAAAATAGCGACGCCAACCTCATAGAATACGCTTCTTTATTAGAAAGTGATTTAAAGCATGACTGGGTGAATTATTCCAGCGTGATAGGGCTAGAGATGTTTTTAAACATACTGGATCCGCATTTTAAAAAGTCTTTTCAAGAGAGTTTAGAAGACAATCAAGTCCATTACCACAATCAAATTTATCAGGCTTTAGGGTATTCGTTTGAATTGATGCAAACCAACAAAGAATAA
- the hofF gene encoding outer membrane beta-barrel protein HofF translates to MNYKVASAKNIATLLFLFSSQSQAFDLGKIAKIKAGAESFSKVGFNNKPINTNKGIYPTETFMTIMAYMQVDFTELLPKSATANGHHLDGSLGGWGGAVIYDSTKDFINEVTGKPYGSMAWNYVGYWGGLVGQKPWATCGLATGNLTQGQYDKMTQAEMTQLSDQEALAASTCAKTYADHTRNYVIYNAYLRYNYKDIFEIRGGRYESPADYMSGYNQGLDMTLNLGNFKFWWFSSFGRGFAYNEWLYNFYSPKTYTLKNGKTINPGVHAFYIIWNYKGWSIQPFVYFSPFNEYDPNFTITYDSNPTFTGLGFRSQTDVTVLNPFYAKSFWDTYQFGMPAGKNAHSLMIKQKFEWNEYNFGFGIYKSFGNANWMIGYHGNRLGFDFWTNSVYANTLNSLSYMMDANAFTVFAFGGGVHRKLLWGLLGRLTYGPRANEQVLSLNLGYKFTKNFSADIKFEYYNVLMHQGYKMGWNGPKLDSQPATDQDRSHIFTEIVWKL, encoded by the coding sequence ATGAACTATAAAGTTGCATCTGCTAAAAATATCGCAACGCTTCTTTTTTTATTCTCTTCTCAAAGTCAGGCTTTTGATTTGGGTAAAATCGCTAAAATTAAAGCGGGTGCTGAAAGTTTCTCTAAAGTCGGCTTTAACAATAAGCCCATCAATACCAATAAAGGGATTTACCCTACCGAAACCTTTATGACGATTATGGCTTACATGCAGGTGGATTTTACCGAGCTTTTACCCAAAAGCGCTACGGCTAACGGGCATCATTTAGACGGGAGTCTTGGAGGTTGGGGGGGTGCTGTTATTTATGATAGCACTAAAGACTTTATTAACGAAGTTACAGGGAAACCCTATGGATCTATGGCTTGGAACTATGTGGGTTATTGGGGCGGTCTTGTGGGGCAAAAACCATGGGCAACTTGCGGGCTAGCTACAGGGAATTTGACCCAAGGCCAATACGATAAGATGACTCAAGCTGAAATGACGCAGTTATCCGATCAAGAAGCTTTAGCGGCTTCCACTTGCGCAAAAACTTATGCCGATCACACGAGAAACTATGTGATTTATAACGCCTACTTGCGCTACAACTACAAAGATATTTTTGAAATTAGAGGCGGGAGATACGAATCCCCAGCGGATTACATGAGTGGTTACAACCAAGGCTTGGATATGACCTTAAATTTAGGGAATTTCAAATTCTGGTGGTTTAGCTCTTTTGGTCGTGGCTTTGCCTATAACGAGTGGCTTTATAATTTCTATTCGCCCAAAACCTACACCCTTAAAAACGGAAAAACCATAAACCCTGGGGTGCATGCCTTTTACATCATTTGGAATTATAAGGGTTGGAGCATTCAGCCTTTTGTCTATTTTTCACCCTTTAACGAATACGACCCTAACTTTACGATCACTTATGATAGTAACCCCACTTTTACCGGTTTAGGGTTCCGCTCTCAAACGGATGTTACCGTGCTTAATCCTTTTTACGCTAAAAGTTTTTGGGACACCTATCAATTTGGCATGCCAGCCGGTAAAAACGCGCACAGCTTGATGATCAAACAAAAGTTTGAATGGAATGAATACAATTTTGGTTTTGGGATTTATAAATCCTTTGGGAACGCTAACTGGATGATAGGCTACCATGGTAACCGCTTAGGCTTTGACTTTTGGACGAACAGCGTTTATGCGAACACCCTTAACTCTTTGTCTTATATGATGGATGCGAACGCTTTTACTGTGTTTGCCTTTGGCGGTGGCGTGCATAGGAAACTCCTTTGGGGTTTATTAGGGCGTTTGACTTACGGGCCTAGGGCTAATGAACAAGTCCTATCGCTCAACTTAGGCTATAAATTCACTAAAAATTTCTCAGCCGACATTAAGTTTGAGTATTACAATGTGTTGATGCATCAAGGCTATAAAATGGGGTGGAACGGGCCAAAATTAGACAGCCAACCCGCAACCGATCAAGACAGAAGCCACATTTTTACCGAGATAGTGTGGAAACTTTAA
- the secA gene encoding preprotein translocase subunit SecA: protein MIKAIIGKIIGTRNDRWIKQYKKKVLAINALESTYEKMSDAELQNAFEELKKRVRSAEKDLQKKTLLEVLPESFAITREASKRVLNMRHFDVQLIGGMVLNDGKIAEMKTGEGKTLVATLAVALNAMKGESVYVVTVNDYLAHRDSKEMEPLYHFLGYSVGTITASVRDDDERLEIYSKDIVYGTNNEFGFDYLRDNMKYSLEHKVQKSHAFAIVDEVDSILIDEARTPLIISGPVDRRMENYNKADEVAKSMQVETDFTIDEKNRAILITEEGIKKAENLFGVDNLYKIENAALSHHLDQALKANYLFFIDKDYIVANNEVVIVDEFTGRLSEGRRFSEGLHQALEAKEGVSIKEESQTLADITFQNYFRMFSKLSGMTGTAQTEATEFLEIYNLEVVSIPTNLAIKRKDLNDLIYKSEKEKFDAVILKIKELHDKGQPVLVGTASIEKSETLHALLKKERIPHTVLNAKQHTKEAEIIKDAGLKGAVTIATNMAGRGVDIKLTDEIKELGGLYIIGTERHESRRIDNQLRGRSGRQGDPGTSQFYLSLEDNLLRIFGSDRIKGVMEKLGLKDGEHIESKLVTRAVENAQKKVENLHFESRKHLLEYDDVANEQRKSVYKFRDELLDVNYNIGAKIAENREYALNQIFSKLKAFDHQNLSKEELLGLKNILKEDFNTNIELENLEQADSIENFVAEKLKNDYENKMKALDSEQRSRIERIVYLQILDNAWREHLYTMDNLKTGINLRGYNQKDPLVEYKKESYNLFLELIEDIKMEAIKTFSKIQFENEQDSSDAERYLDNFSEEREHESVTYRHEEALDEDLNVAMKAFSKTPKRNEPCPCGSGKKYKDCCAKSGPKKGLFAK, encoded by the coding sequence ATGATAAAAGCAATCATTGGAAAAATCATTGGCACTAGAAACGATCGCTGGATCAAACAATACAAGAAAAAAGTCCTAGCTATCAATGCATTAGAGTCTACTTATGAAAAAATGAGCGATGCTGAGCTGCAAAACGCTTTTGAAGAGTTAAAAAAGCGCGTGCGATCCGCAGAAAAAGATTTGCAAAAAAAAACCCTTTTAGAAGTCTTACCAGAAAGTTTTGCCATCACTAGAGAAGCGAGCAAAAGAGTCTTAAACATGCGCCATTTTGATGTGCAACTCATTGGGGGCATGGTTTTAAATGACGGCAAAATCGCTGAAATGAAAACCGGCGAGGGAAAAACTTTAGTCGCTACTTTAGCGGTGGCTTTGAATGCAATGAAGGGCGAAAGCGTGTATGTGGTAACCGTTAATGATTACCTAGCGCATAGGGACTCTAAAGAAATGGAGCCTTTATATCATTTCTTAGGTTATAGCGTAGGCACGATCACGGCGAGCGTGCGAGACGATGATGAACGCTTAGAAATTTATTCTAAAGACATTGTTTATGGCACTAATAATGAATTTGGCTTTGATTATCTAAGGGATAACATGAAATATTCTTTAGAGCATAAGGTGCAAAAATCGCATGCGTTTGCCATTGTTGATGAAGTGGATTCTATTTTAATTGATGAAGCGAGAACCCCCCTAATCATTTCAGGGCCTGTGGATAGGCGCATGGAAAATTATAATAAGGCTGATGAAGTCGCTAAAAGCATGCAAGTGGAAACCGATTTCACGATCGATGAAAAAAACCGCGCGATTTTGATCACTGAAGAGGGGATTAAAAAAGCCGAAAACCTTTTTGGAGTGGATAATTTATACAAGATTGAAAACGCTGCCTTATCGCACCATTTAGATCAAGCCTTGAAAGCGAATTATCTCTTTTTTATTGATAAAGATTATATTGTAGCCAATAATGAAGTGGTGATTGTGGATGAATTTACCGGCCGTTTGTCTGAGGGGAGGCGCTTTAGTGAGGGCTTGCATCAAGCTTTAGAGGCTAAAGAGGGCGTGAGCATTAAAGAAGAGAGCCAGACTTTAGCGGATATTACTTTCCAAAATTATTTCAGGATGTTTTCTAAACTTTCTGGAATGACAGGCACGGCTCAAACCGAAGCCACAGAATTTTTAGAAATTTATAATTTAGAAGTGGTGTCTATCCCCACTAATCTAGCGATCAAACGAAAAGATTTGAACGATTTAATCTATAAAAGCGAAAAAGAAAAATTTGATGCAGTGATTCTTAAGATTAAGGAATTGCACGATAAGGGTCAGCCCGTTTTAGTCGGCACGGCCAGCATTGAAAAGAGTGAAACCTTGCATGCTTTACTCAAAAAAGAGCGCATCCCTCACACCGTTTTAAACGCCAAACAACACACCAAAGAAGCTGAAATCATCAAAGACGCCGGGCTTAAAGGGGCGGTTACGATTGCAACTAACATGGCCGGAAGAGGCGTTGATATTAAGCTCACCGATGAGATTAAAGAGCTTGGGGGGCTGTATATCATTGGCACTGAAAGGCATGAGAGCCGCAGGATTGACAACCAATTAAGGGGGCGAAGCGGAAGACAAGGCGATCCGGGAACAAGCCAATTTTATTTGAGTTTAGAAGACAATTTGTTGCGTATTTTTGGGAGCGACAGGATTAAGGGGGTGATGGAAAAATTAGGGCTTAAAGATGGCGAACACATTGAATCCAAGCTTGTAACAAGGGCGGTGGAAAACGCGCAAAAAAAAGTGGAGAACTTGCATTTTGAAAGCCGTAAGCATTTGTTAGAATACGATGATGTCGCTAATGAGCAACGAAAAAGCGTGTATAAGTTTAGAGATGAATTACTAGATGTCAATTACAATATTGGCGCTAAAATCGCTGAAAACAGAGAATACGCGCTCAATCAAATCTTTTCTAAACTCAAAGCTTTTGACCATCAAAATTTATCTAAAGAGGAACTTTTAGGGCTTAAAAATATCTTAAAAGAAGATTTTAACACCAACATTGAGCTAGAAAATTTAGAACAAGCCGACTCTATTGAAAATTTTGTCGCAGAAAAACTCAAAAACGATTATGAAAACAAAATGAAAGCTTTAGACAGCGAACAAAGAAGCCGGATCGAACGCATTGTGTATTTGCAGATTTTAGATAACGCATGGCGAGAGCACCTTTACACGATGGATAACCTCAAAACTGGCATTAATTTAAGAGGCTATAACCAAAAAGACCCTCTCGTAGAATACAAAAAAGAGAGTTACAACCTTTTCTTAGAACTCATTGAAGACATTAAAATGGAAGCGATCAAAACCTTTTCTAAGATCCAGTTTGAAAACGAGCAGGATTCTAGCGATGCAGAGCGTTATTTGGACAATTTTAGCGAAGAAAGAGAGCATGAGAGCGTAACTTACCGCCATGAAGAGGCTTTAGATGAAGACTTGAATGTGGCCATGAAAGCTTTTTCTAAAACCCCTAAAAGAAACGAGCCTTGCCCTTGCGGGAGCGGTAAAAAATATAAAGATTGTTGCGCTAAAAGCGGGCCTAAAAAGGGCTTGTTTGCCAAATAG
- the lolA gene encoding LolA-like outer membrane lipoprotein chaperone codes for MKAFLKIVMVLIFMGVAHAKDPLIVSKEEEVLSHLESFSAHFKQVLKNEKPLVYHGVLKAKAPNWALWVYEKPLKKEIYMNDKEVVIYEPNLFQATITPLKDKTDFFTILKRLKKQDDGSFKTMINKTTYRLVFKDGKPFSLEFKDEMNNLVTITFSQVEINPKIPTEIFVFKPKDENIDIVRQ; via the coding sequence ATGAAAGCTTTTTTAAAGATTGTGATGGTTTTGATTTTTATGGGTGTTGCTCACGCTAAAGATCCTTTGATTGTTTCTAAAGAAGAAGAGGTTTTGAGCCATTTAGAAAGTTTTAGCGCGCATTTCAAACAGGTTTTAAAAAATGAAAAGCCTTTAGTTTATCATGGGGTTTTAAAGGCTAAAGCCCCTAATTGGGCTTTATGGGTTTATGAAAAACCTTTAAAAAAAGAAATTTACATGAACGATAAAGAAGTGGTGATTTATGAGCCTAACTTGTTTCAAGCGACCATTACGCCCTTGAAAGACAAGACGGATTTTTTCACCATTCTTAAGCGATTGAAAAAGCAAGATGACGGCTCTTTTAAAACGATGATCAATAAAACCACTTATCGTTTGGTGTTTAAAGACGGCAAGCCTTTTTCGTTGGAATTTAAAGATGAAATGAACAATCTTGTAACGATCACTTTTTCTCAAGTAGAAATTAACCCCAAAATCCCTACTGAAATCTTTGTCTTTAAGCCTAAAGATGAAAATATTGACATCGTGCGCCAATGA
- a CDS encoding heavy metal translocating P-type ATPase: MQEYHIHNLDCPDCAAKLERDLNKLDYVKKAQINFSTSKLFLDTSDFEKVKAFIKQNEPHLSLSFKEAVEKPLSFTPLISTIIVFLGAILILHLDPSPFIEKAVFVVLALVYLISGKDVILGAFRGLRKGQFFDENALMLIATIAAFCVGAYEESVSIMVFYSAGEFLQKLAIARSKKSLKALVDVAPNLAYLKKGDELVSVAPEDLQINDIVVVKVGEKVPVDGVVIKGESLLDERALSGESMPVNVKENSKVLGGSLNLKAVLEIQVEKRYKDSSIAKVVDLVQQATNEKSETEKFITKFSRYYTPSVLFIALMIAVLPPLFSMGSFDEWIYRGLVALMVSCPCALVISVPLGYFGGVGAASRKGILMKGVHVLEVLTQAKSIAFDKTGTLTKGVFKVMDIVPQNGHSKEEVLHYASCSQLLSTHPIALSIQKACEEMLKDDKHQHDIKNYEELSGMGVKAQCHTDLIIAGNEKMLDQFNIAHSPSPENGTIVHVAFNQNYIGYIVISDEIKDDAIECLRDLKAQGIENFCILSGDRKSATESIAKTLGCEYHASLLPEEKTSVFKTFKERYKAPAIFVGDGINDAPTLASADVGIGMGKGSELSKQSADIVITNDSLNSLVKVLAIAKKTKSIIWQNILFALGIKAVFIVLGLMGVASLWEAVFGDVGVTLLALANSMRAMRA, from the coding sequence ATGCAAGAATACCACATTCATAATTTGGATTGCCCTGATTGTGCAGCTAAATTGGAAAGGGATTTGAACAAACTAGACTATGTGAAAAAAGCTCAAATCAATTTCAGCACCAGTAAGTTGTTTTTGGATACGAGCGATTTTGAAAAGGTTAAGGCTTTCATCAAGCAAAACGAACCGCATTTGAGCCTGTCTTTTAAAGAAGCCGTAGAAAAGCCCTTGAGTTTTACCCCACTCATCAGCACGATTATTGTCTTTTTGGGCGCGATTTTAATCTTGCACCTTGATCCTAGCCCTTTCATTGAAAAAGCGGTGTTTGTGGTGCTAGCATTAGTGTATCTCATAAGCGGTAAAGATGTGATTTTAGGGGCGTTTCGTGGGCTTAGAAAAGGGCAATTCTTTGATGAAAACGCTCTCATGCTCATTGCGACTATTGCGGCTTTTTGCGTGGGGGCTTATGAAGAAAGCGTCTCTATTATGGTGTTTTATTCAGCGGGTGAGTTTTTGCAAAAACTCGCTATTGCACGCTCTAAAAAATCCCTTAAAGCTTTAGTGGATGTCGCTCCTAATTTGGCTTATTTGAAAAAGGGCGATGAGCTAGTGAGCGTTGCACCTGAAGATTTGCAAATCAATGACATTGTGGTGGTGAAAGTGGGCGAAAAAGTGCCTGTTGATGGCGTGGTGATCAAAGGCGAGAGTTTGCTAGATGAAAGGGCGTTGAGCGGGGAGTCCATGCCTGTTAATGTTAAAGAAAATTCCAAAGTTTTAGGGGGGAGTTTGAATTTAAAGGCGGTGCTTGAAATTCAAGTAGAAAAAAGGTATAAAGATTCTTCTATCGCTAAAGTGGTGGATTTAGTCCAGCAAGCCACGAATGAAAAGAGCGAAACGGAGAAATTTATCACTAAATTTTCACGCTACTACACCCCAAGCGTTTTATTCATTGCGTTAATGATCGCTGTATTACCGCCCTTGTTTTCTATGGGGAGCTTTGATGAGTGGATTTATAGGGGGCTTGTGGCTTTAATGGTGAGCTGTCCTTGCGCGTTAGTGATTTCTGTGCCTTTGGGGTATTTCGGAGGCGTGGGAGCGGCGAGCCGAAAGGGTATTTTAATGAAAGGCGTGCATGTTTTAGAGGTGCTTACCCAAGCTAAAAGCATCGCCTTTGATAAAACCGGCACCTTGACTAAAGGCGTTTTTAAGGTGATGGATATTGTGCCGCAAAACGGGCATTCTAAAGAAGAAGTTTTGCATTACGCTTCTTGTTCGCAGCTCTTATCCACGCACCCCATCGCTTTATCCATTCAAAAAGCTTGCGAAGAAATGTTAAAAGACGATAAGCACCAGCATGACATTAAAAATTACGAAGAATTGAGCGGAATGGGGGTTAAAGCGCAATGCCATACGGATTTGATCATCGCAGGGAATGAAAAAATGCTCGATCAATTCAATATCGCGCACAGCCCTTCCCCAGAAAACGGCACGATCGTGCATGTGGCTTTTAACCAAAATTATATCGGCTACATTGTCATTAGCGATGAGATTAAAGATGACGCCATAGAGTGTTTGAGGGATTTAAAAGCGCAAGGGATAGAAAATTTTTGCATTTTGAGTGGGGATAGGAAAAGCGCGACTGAAAGCATTGCAAAAACTCTAGGGTGCGAATATCATGCGAGCTTGTTGCCTGAAGAAAAAACGAGCGTGTTTAAAACCTTTAAAGAGCGCTATAAAGCCCCGGCGATTTTTGTAGGCGATGGCATCAATGATGCGCCAACTCTAGCGAGCGCTGATGTGGGGATTGGCATGGGGAAAGGCTCAGAATTGAGCAAGCAAAGCGCGGACATTGTCATCACGAACGATTCTTTAAATTCGCTAGTGAAAGTCCTAGCGATCGCTAAAAAAACAAAAAGCATCATCTGGCAAAATATCTTGTTTGCTTTAGGGATTAAGGCGGTTTTTATCGTGCTAGGGCTTATGGGGGTAGCGAGCTTGTGGGAAGCGGTCTTTGGCGATGTGGGGGTTACGCTTTTAGCCTTGGCTAATTCCATGCGTGCGATGAGGGCTTAA